One Lepus europaeus isolate LE1 chromosome 7, mLepTim1.pri, whole genome shotgun sequence DNA segment encodes these proteins:
- the LOC133764753 gene encoding olfactory receptor 4D5: MHFTGHSQQVNPANHSQVTAFVLLGLSQVWELRCFFFIVFCAVYLVTVTGNLLIVAIVTSDPRLHTTMYFLLGNLSFLDFCYSSITAPRMLVDLLSGSSSISFGACLTQLFFFHFIGGIKIFLLTIMAYDRYVAISQPLRYTFIMNQTVCGLLMAASWVGGFIHSIVQVALTIQLPFCGPDKLDNFYCDVPQLIKLACTDTFILELLMVSNNGLVTLMCFLVLLGSYTALLVMLRSHSREDRSKALSTCTSHIAVVTLIFVPCIYIYARPFRTFSMDKAVSVLYTMVTPMLNPAIYTLRNKEVIMAMKKLWRRQKDFLGPPER; this comes from the coding sequence ATGCATTTCACTGGTCACAGCCAGCAGGTGAATCCAGCAAATCATTCACAGGTCACAGCATTTGTCCTTCTGGGGCTCTCTCAGGTATGGGAGCTGCGGTGCTTCTTCTTCATTGTCTTCTGTGCTGTATATCTTGTGACTGTAACCGGAAATCTTCTTATTGTGGCCATTGTGACCTCTGACCCACGTCTGCACACAACTATGTATTTTCTCTTAGGTAATCTTTCTTTCCTGGACTTTTGCTACTCTTCCATCACGGCGCCCAGGATGCTGGTTGACTTGCTCTCGGGCAGCTCCAGCATTTCCTTTGGTGCCTGCCTGACTCAGCTCTTTTTCTTCCACTTCATTGGCGGCATCAAGATCTTCCTGCTGACCATCATGGCGTATGACCGCTATGTTGCCATTTCCCAACCACTGCGCTACACATTCATTATGAATCAGACAGTCTGTGGGCTCCTCATGGCAGCCTCCTGGGTGGGAGGTTTCATCCACTCCATTGTACAGGTTGCATTGACTATCCAGCTGCCATTCTGTGGACCTGACAAGCTGGACAACTTTTATTGTGATGTGCCTCAGTTGATCAAATTGGCCTGCACGGATACTTTCATCTTAGAGCTTCTAATGGTGTCTAACAATGGCTTGGTGACCCTGATGTGTTTCCTGGTGTTGCTGGGATCCTACACAGCACTGCTGGTCATGCTCCGAAGCCACTCACGGGAGGATCGTAGCAAGGCACTGTCAACCTGCACTTCTCACATTGCCGTGGTCACCTTAATCTTTGTGCCCTGCATATACATCTATGCAAGGCCTTTTCGGACATTCTCCATGGACAAAGCAGTCTCTGTGCTGTATACAATGGTTACCCCCATGCTGAATCCCGCCATCTACACCCTGAGAAACAAGGAAGTGATCATGGCCATGAAGAAGCTGTGGAGGAGGCAGAAGGACTTTCTCGGTCCCCCAGAGCGTTGA